The following is a genomic window from Desulforhopalus sp..
GGCGGAGGTCAGGCGGCGTGCCGAGGTCGACATGTCGTTGACCAGAAGTTTTTGCTTGATCAAACGGTCGATGGCCTTGCCGATGCCCAGGCCGCTGCCGTGTTTTAGGCCGTATTCGGCCAGGGCCAGATTGTGGTTGACACCAATCTCTAGAAAATTCAGGTCATCATCATCAAGTTCGGCAGTCAATTCGAGGATTTCTTCGAGACTCAGACTGCGCAGCCAGGTCTCCAGTTCCGCCAGGGTGTGCCGGCCACCCTTCTTCTGGGCGCGCTGAAGAAGCGGCGATCCGGTAACTTCCAGACCGTTCAGTTTCAGACTGACGATATTGCTATGCAGATCGACGATCAACGACTCGGCGATATTTTTTCCCGCCGTAATCTTTGTTCGGACGTACAGTCCCACCTCATCCCGCAGATTGACTTTGACTCTGCCGGCGGCAAGGAGTGCCTTGGCCTCTGCGATTGTTGCCTCAGTCAGACTTTCCAAAACCTCCAGGCCGCGGGAGGGATTGCCACCGTAGGCACCGAGGGCAGCGGCGGTATCCAGACCCTGCATGCCGCCGCAACCGGGGATGGTCACCGCAAGACCGTTTTTATAGATGTTCGGATCGATCCAGATTTCAATGGCATCAAACGCCTTGTTCGGCAGTAAGGTGGCTGCCGCTGCGGCGCCCAGGGCGATTGCCACCGGTTCGGTGCAACCGAGGGCTAAGGTGACTTCCATCTCCAGGATGTCTTTAACGGTAAATTTCATAGTACCTCTCCGGCCCCAGCAACAGGTTATTTGGCCAGGATACATTCGATCTCAATCTTTGATCCGAGTGGCAGGGCGGCAACCTGCACGGTACTCCGTGCCGGAGGGGCTTCGGGGAAGTGGGTCGCATAGGCAGTATTAACTGCCTGAAAGTCGCCGAGATCGGTGAGAAAGATTGTTGTTTTTACGGTGTTTTTCAGCTCGGTTCCGGCTTCGTTGGCAATTGCTGTAATATTTTTTAAGATCTGCAGAGTCTTTATCCCGATATCGCCGTCGACCATCTTACCGGTGGTTGGGTCGATGGGCAGCTGGCCGGAGACAAAGAGCAGATTATCGGTAGCTATGCCTTGGGAATAGGGGCCGATAGCGGCCGGGGCCTGGGTGGTAAAGATAACATTACGGGTCATGGTTGTTTTCCTGATGAGTGAGTTGTGGGTATTGCCCGCACCCGTTTGAGGTAGTTGTAAACGGTGAACCGGGTAATGCCCATTTTTCGGGCGACATGATCCACCGCCCCTTTGAATTGGAACAGACCATCCGAATCAAGTGCGGCGATGAGACGTTTTTTCTCGTCGCCATTCATCGAAGCCGGATGTTTGCCTATGTCTTTTACCGCCTGCAGAAACAGTGCCTCCAAGGTCTCGCCGGGTGAATGGGCAAAGGTCTCTAATTTTGCCGGAGGACCCACTTCCAGAACTCCGATAAAGGGCAGCAGGGCTTGGCCGGCGTTATAAAATTCGGTGGTGTCGAAATTGATGCAGAATGCGGCAACCGGCCGTCCTTCACCATCGCGGATCAGGGTTGTCGTCGATTTCAGGGTGCGGCCGTCACCGCTGGTTGTTTGGTAGCTGTGGACATCTCCTGCTTCCCGCGGGTTATTGACCATTTTAACCAAAAGATCGGTGGCCGGGGCACCCGGCAGGCGATGGGTTACCTCGCCACGGATGTACACCAGCGAGCGCTGCAAGGCGGTGAGATCGTGAACACAGGTCTCGCAGTTGCGGCCGAACATGGCGACTACTGCGTCAGCGAGGTTCTGAAGGTTTTGGAACAGCCATTTTCTCTCAGTCATCGTCAATTCTTCGCTGGTTAACAGGTACTTTGAAAGCAATTCTCCCGACGGCCTTGAACAGTTCATTCTGAGGAATGGTCATCGTACTCTTCTAGAGTGGTTATCGTCCTTCATTAAGTCAATAAATAATGTTGAAAGATATAAAATATGTTGAAAATATTTATCCAGGAAGGGTGTGGCGGCACCGCTGCTGCGAGATTGGTTATCTTTTCTTGCAGGGCAATTATTGGTCAGAATGCCTTGAATTAATTTTTTAAAGACTGATAATGAATTAACAATACAACGCTTCAACCTCACTAACCTGTCAAGGAGGAATACGATGGCAGAGCAAAGGAATAATTCACTCCATTACCATATTACCTCGGTGAAAAAAGGGGAGCGGGTCTTCGAAAACGCCTTCCAGAGTGTCAGCCGCATGGTCCTGGAGGGAGAGATTGACAAGGTCATGGTCAACGGCAAGAGCACCTATGATTTCAGGATATTCCGCAAGGGCCCGAAACATATCGTCGGCATGTATGACGAAATCAACTCCTTTGTCTCGTTTATCAAGGATGCCTCCGAAGGGGGATCTTCCGCTGAAATGGCCTTTGTCCTGGTCGGCGAACCGGGCAACGGCAAGACCTTCCTTGTCGAGTACCTCTGCAAGCTGTATCGGCAATTTTTATCGGTTCCGACCAACCGCAAGTATACCTTTCGCTTTGTTGGTCTCGACAAGCTTGGATCCTATGGTAATATCAAGATAATCGAGTCGCAGACCTATGAAGATCCGATGATCCTGGCCATGAACCTAGAGGAAGCAAAGGAGGATTCGGCACAGTACCTGGCGCGAAGGTATCGGGTGGACAAAAAGACTCTGGAAACCTGGTATGATAACTATCGGCCGTTGGGCGCCTGTACCGCCTATATATGGAATAATATTCGCGAATATACCGGCGGCAAGCTCGATGATATGCTCGAATTTATCGACATTGTGCCCGTTCCCCTGGTCGAGAGCCTTGGTACGGTAACCGGTAAATATCCGGCCAAGGATAAAATTACTTCGTCGGCCGTCGATCTCCTGGGTGAGGAATCGATCCAGAGGCTGCTGCATATTACCGATACCAATAACCCCTACCGTTTTGACCTCAGGCGCGGGGCGCTCGCCCGGGTGGCGGGAGGCGGCATCCACTTCAGCGATGAGATCTATAAAAACAAGAAGGATCTGGTGCAGGTGTATCTCGGCATCATCCAGAACCGCAGCATTGAGATCGATGGCTACAAATGGCCGATCGACAGCCTGATCGTTGCCACCAGTAACAACTCGGAATTCAACCGTTTTCTCGCCGAGAAGGAAGAGGCGCCGATCGTCGACCGTTGCCGTATCTGTTACGTTTCGCACAACACCAATCACGTCCTGCAGCGGGAGCTGACCGCCTACGCCATCGGTAACGAGGCAAAGACCACCCTCACCGGTGACGTCATGCACCAGGATCCCAACCTCAACTATGCCGCCTCGGTGGCGGCCGTCCTCACCCGCCTGCCCCGGTCGGAAAAGCTTACCCCCATCGAGACCATGAAGCTTGCCGCTGGCGAGGTGGCCGGAGAAAAGAGCCTGAAGACCCTGTCCGAGGTCATCGACACCCTCAGTCAGGAGCATGATATAACCAAACGCTTTGGCCAGAAGGGGCTCGGTCAGCGCAATCTCGGCCGCACCATCCAGCTCATGCTGGAGAGTTCTGAGACTAACGAGGGCAAATGCATGTTTGCCTACGATGCCTTCCACTCCTTTGAGCGGGTCATCCTCGATTATGTCTCCGAGGCCAAGGACCGGGCGAAGTTCCTTGACGACCTGAAAATCGCCAAGGGCCTGTACCGTGAACGGATCATGACCGAGATGTTCAACGCCTATATGGACGAACCTCTGGCGATCAGAAAGGACGTGCTGAACTACGTCAACATGATCATCGGTATCGACGCCGAGAACCTCGGGGCCGACAAGATGTGGAAGTATAAGAATCCGCAGACCGGCGAACTGCAGGCACTGAAGATCGACGAGCGGTATATCAATTCGGTCGAGGATTGTCTTGGCCTGAAGACCAAGGAGCAGAAGGATTCCTTCAGGACCTCGATCCGTAAGATCTACGGCCAGAAGATATCGGTGCGTCCGGATTACGATTTTATGGACAATTTGGAATTGGTGAAGGCGGTTACCGACGTTCGCCTGAAGTCGGACATTGCCGGCTCCGGCAGTCTTATCGGGGCCCTGGCCAACCGCACCAATGAGGAAAACCAGAAACTCTATGACCGGATGATTGAAACCATGCTGAATAAACTCGGCTATTGTACGACCTGCGCCCAGAAGACTATTGAATACTTTTGTACCCAGGTAGACGAGAATTAGGTTATCGCCCAGGCAACGGCTCCAAATGGCTCATTAATAACCTAAGATACAGGGTGATGTGCAAGATGAACAAGCAACTCCGTGCCCTCTACGACAGCCTGAAAGAGCGGGGATTGACGGCGGAACAGGACAGCATGATCCGCCGTGAATTGGACCTCCAGAACCAAAACGGCGATCACGACTGCGTCGTCGCTCCTGCCATCCGCGGCATATATGCCTACAATGATCAGGCGATGCAGGGCAATACCTCGCCGCAGAACTTGATGGCCTTGAACTCAGTGCAGTCCCTTGACTATCTTCTGGAGAGGGACAAGCAGCGGGAAAAGGACGGTTTTCCACGAAAAATCCGCATTGGCAAGATGGTCAAGCCGAGCCAGGAAGGCGATGACAAGGTGGTTATCGTTCCGACCACGGTGGAGGAAAAACTCCTCCACGATCAGGTGCGGACGGGTGGCGATGGTGATGGTGGCGGCGATGGTCAGGGTGGCCAGGGCGGCTCCGGCGATGGTGAAGAAGGAGAGATCATCGGCGAACAGCCGGTGCGACCGGAACAAGGCGCCGGCCAGGGTGGTGCCGGCCAGGGCGAGGGTGGCGGCCATGACATCGAGTCGAACGCCTACGATCTGGGGCGGATTCTCACCGAGCAGTTCGAGTTGCCCAATCTGAAAGATAAGGGCAAGAAGCGGTCCCTGACCAAGTACACCTACGATCTGACCGACAAGAATAGAGGCTTTGGCCAGATTCTTGACAAAAAGGCCACCCTGCGACGAATCATCCAGACCAATATCGCCCTGCAACGGATCAAGGGTCATGGTGCGGTGGACAGCCAGGATCTGCTCATTTCTCCAGGTGACCGGATTTATCGGATTCTCTCCAAGGAGAAGGATTACGAATCCCAGGCTGTGGTGTTTTTTGTCCGCGACTACTCCGGTTCCATGGGTGGCAAGCCCACCGAACTGGTGGTTAATCAGCATGTGCTGATCTATTCCTGGCTTATCTATCAGTATAAAAATCAGGTTATTACCCGTTTCATCCTCCATGATACCGAGGCCAAGGAGGTGGATAATTTTCAGACCTATTATAACTCCAGTGTTGCCGGCGGCACCCAGGTCTCCAGTGCCTATGCCCTGGTCAACAAAATCGTTGAAGATGAGAATCTGGAGCGGGACAATAACATCTATGTCTTTCATGGAACCGATGGAGATGATTGGGACACCAAAGGCGAAAAGGCCATCCCCGAACTACGGAAGATGCTGACCTATGCCAGCCGGGTCGGTATCACCATTGCCGAGAACGGTTACGGGATCTCCGGCCAGACCGAGGTTGAGAAGTATGTCCGAAAATCCGGCTTGTTGGAGGAGCAGAGCAAGCTGCTGCGTATCGATGTTATCTCAAAAGATTCCACCGAGTCGCGGCTTATTACGGGGATTCGCGAACTTATATCCTGACCGCGACGGATTGCCGCGGCAGTGAAAAAGCGGCCACAACACCGGGAAAGATATTACGAGCAGTACCGATGGTTTACTGTGAGGTGCTATGGAACTAGTCAGTCAGCATGCCAAACGGATCATGGAAGGATGCAAGGAGCGGGCTCGTGATGCCGGTCTGAAATTTCAGGAGCAGAGCCTCGAATATATCGTCACCAACCGCGATTTCTTGCAGCTGTCTCCGAAAAACATGATCCCCACCCTCTATGATTATTGGGTGCAGGATGTCGAGGTATTGAAAGAGCAAGGCCAGTACGAACTCTACCCCAACAACCCGTATGAAACGGTCATTAACACCCGGCCGCCGATCTCCTTTTATAACGACAACAATCCCGATTGGCTGAATGTGATGATTTTTTATCATGTCCTCGGCCATATCGACTTTTTTCAGAACAACCTGTTCTTCCGTAATACCTGGGACTACGATTTCGCCGCCAAGGCCCTTGCTGACAAGCGGATCATCGCCAAGCTCCGTTCGGAGAAGGGCAGGTGGGTGGACTATGTTATTGAATTTGCTCGATCTGTCGATAATCTTGTGGGCTATTTTGATGTGCTCTTGTCGCTGTCGGAAAATAGCAAGAAGCTTACCATGATCGATTACTACTTCGACGTCTTTTTACAGGACAAGGAACGGGAAAAGCGATCGATTGCCTCCTATGTCGCCGAAATTGAACTCTATAATAAGTCCATCCGGGAGTTTCCCGGAGACGGAGAAGAGCGCTTTATCGATTATGTCAAGAAAAAGCACGCCGAGTTTGAACCGCTTTTTGAAAAGGCAGCGAAGGATTGGCATAAAGGCGGCAGGCGTGATGTTCTGCAGTTTCTCATGGAGAACTCGAAATTTCTCGGCCGGGAAGAGAATAAGTGGATGCTGACGGTCATTGAGGTCGTTCGCGCTACCTCCCTGTATTTTCAACCGCAGATCCGCACCAAGATTCTCAATGAAGGTTGGGCAAGTTACTGGCATGACGCTCTTTTTCTAAAAGATGACCGGATTAAGGGCCATGAAGTGGACTATGCGGTAATCAATGCCAAGGTCACCTCCATGCCTCGGGTTGGTCTGAATCCCTATGGACTTGGTATGCGCCTTTTTGCGTATCTTGAGCAACAAAGCGAAAAAGGGAAAATGACCTTTGATTATAGGCGGATATCCGACCAACATAAAAGAAAACAATATAATGAGAGCACCGGCAGGGGGAAGGATTTCATCTTCTCGATCCGGGAAAATCTCTGCGATTCGATGTTCATCAACAGGTTTGTTGATCAGGAGTTTGTCGATTTGCACAAACTGTTTGTCGTTGACCGGCGGTTGAACAAAGAACGCATGACCTGGGAGTACTATGTCAAGTCGCGTAAGGCCGAACACTATAAGGCGATGATTGCCGACTCCCTCTACCACCCTCCGGCGATCAATATTCATGTTGATGATGACAATGCCCTGATCCTCAGCCATGTCTTTGAAAATAAACCCCTCTACCGTGACTACATCGAAGGCGCCCTTCTTGGCATTGAGTTTTTGTGGGGAGGCAAAACCTGCCTGTATACCTTCGAGCCGGAACCGGTAAAAAGGGATCCAAGCCAATCCGGCACAGAGGAGGAGCCCTCCCGGGAAATTAAATGGCGACGGGTTCGCTACACCATGAAAGACAAAAAAATGACCCGAGTGATGGTTGACTAACAGATGAGAAAGGTGGGTGCATGCGCGATTTAAGCAAAGCCATGGGTAATTTAGAGAATTGCAGGGGCCAGTTGAGCCAGTCGCCGATTCTCTCCTTCCAGGAATTTCTTCAGGAGGTTATCAGCCATCCCAAACGAGTCATTCGCAATATCTACCAGGTGTATTCGGATATGGTCGATTCCCTGGTCAGCGAAGGTATCGACGAGTATGGCGATGATCCTGAATCCATAGGTTTTCTGAAATATGACTGTTCGAAGCTCTTTGTTGAAGGCGCCGACCGGGCCTTTTTTGCCGATCGCCTCTTCGCCAATCGTTTGATGCGCCATGTTGACAGCTTTAAGGTGGGCGCCAAGCAGAACAAGATCTATATCTTCGATGGACCGCATGGCAGTGGTAAGTCGACCTTTCTCAATAACCTGCTGCATAAGTTCGAGGAATATGCCAATTCGCAGGAAGGCTGCAGGTATGAAGTCGTATGGCGGCTGAAGCAGGATCACCTCGTGGGAGGAGTACACAGCCTCAATTCACTGACCGAAAAGCTTGCCTGGGTGTTGGAGAAGGAGGGGAAAAAAGAGCTGGCAACAGAGATGAAATGTGCCTGCAATCCGGAAAACGATTTGGGGGGCTATTTCGACCTGCCCTGTCCGAGTCATGATAATCCTTTGCTGCTTATTCCCAAAGAGATTCGCCGGCAATTTTTTGACGATCTTTTTGAAAATGATGAGTTCAAGTGGCAGCTGTTCACCGAAAAGAAATACGAATGGATTTTTCACGAAGAACCCTGCACCATCTGTGTCTCCCTGTATCATGAGCTGCTGAAAAAGCACCGTGATCCCCTTAAGGTTCTGGAATGTGTCTTCGCCCGCCATTATGTGTACAATCGGCGCCTGGGGGAAGGTGTTTCGGTCTTTAATCCAGGTGACAAGCCGCTGCGGCACAGCATCCTTTCCAATGATATCCTCCAGAAAAAACTGGATATCATGCTGTCCGGCAGCAAGCATGTCAGCTATATCTATTCTCGCTATGCCAAGACCAATAATGGCATTTACGCCTTGATGGACATAAAATCGCACAACTCTGAAAGATTGATGGAGCTGCATAACATCATCAGCGATGGAGTGCATAAGGTTGACGATATAGAGGAAAAGGTCAATTCGCTGCTCTTTGCGGTGATGAATCCCGAGGATAAAAAACTGATCGAGGACCTGCAGGCCTTCAGTGACCGGGTGGAATATATTAATATCCCGTATGTTCTTGATCTTCAGACAGAAGTAGATATTTACCGGGAGAATTTTGGTAAGCATATCGACGAGAGTTTTCTCCCCAGGGTTCTTCATAATTTTGCCAGGGTAATTATTGCTACAAGGCTGAGAACCAAGTCGGAGGCGATGGAGGAATGGATCAGCCAGCCGGAGAAATACGAGTTGTATTGCGACACCAACTTGCAGCTTCTCAAGATGGAGATTTTCACCGGCTATATCCCCGAATGGCTGAAAGAGGAAGATGTTGCTGTTTTTACCGCTAAAAGGCGACAGAGCATCATCGCCGAATCGGAGAAAGACGGGTGGAAGGGACTTTCCGGTCGTGATTCGATAAAACTGTTTAATGAGTTTTACTCCACCTACGTCAGTGATGATAAGCTTATCGATATGTCCATGCTCGGCAAGTTCTTCCGTAAATTCTGTAAGGAAGACCGTAATATTCTGCCCATGGGATTCTTGGATTCTCTTTTGAAGATGTATAATTTCACAGTGTTACAAGAAGTCAAGGAGTCGCTGTATTATTACAATGAGGAACAGATTTCGAAAGAGATCATCAACTATATGTTTGCCGTCAACTTTGAGGTCGGGGCGGTGGAGCACTGTGATTTTACGGGAGAAAAGATTGAAATAACAGAGGAGTTCTTTCACCGGATGGAGTCGCGGTTGCAGATAGAGCCGCGGCACGCAGCGACCTTCCGCCATAATGTCCAGAAAACCTACACCACTACGGCCTTGCCTCAAGAAATGTTGCGGGATGGGCGACCCATTACCGAGACCGAACTCTATCTCCATCTTTATGAGAAATGTACCTACAATCTCAAAGAAAAAGTGCTTGAACCCTTCCTTAAAAACGAGAATTTCCGCCGGGCAGTAAAGGATTTTGAACAGGATCAGTTCAGGACTTACGACAAGAAGATCCAAAGTGACGTTGTCTTTATGATCGACAATTTACAGAAAAAGCACCGTTATTCACGACAGGGGGCGAAGGAAATCTGTATTTATGTCATTGACAATAATCTTGCCGAGAAGTTCTCCGGAACCACAGCCGCCTATAAATAGCCGGCCGTTTCAAGGGCTGCAGTCTGCTCAAAACCTCCTTTTCTGAAGGCCGTCGTCCCGATATCTGCACCATTCGAACACTTTTTCTCCTAATAGCGTGGCGAAAAGCATTGGCTATTTGTCGATGATGCAATACAGTTGCATCAGTTTATGGGGCTGATTTTTTCCGAAGCGAGGGCAAGTCGTCTTTTTGCTGAATCGATAGGATTTCAGAAAGACCCCTGAATTATTGCAATAAATCTGAATAAATTGCCGAAGTAAGGTTGGGCGTTCTTCTTTTTGTTTTGGTTATAATCTTCGTGTAACAGATTTGCAGATGCTCTATATGCCGGGTATTGGCAAAAAGATAGGACTAGGGGGAAACTCCGTGGAACGAACAATGGACGATACGCAGCCAATGGTTGAAATGGTAGATCTTTCTTTCTCCTATGCTGGTCAGGAGGTGCTGTCAGCAATCAACTTTGTTGTGCATAGCGGTGATTTTGTCGCGATCATCGGACCCAATGGTGGTGGCAAAACGACGCTTATGAAAATGGTGCTTGGCCTACTGCAGCCAACCAGCGGGACGATTCGGGTGGGTGGCAAGGTTCCCGGCCGGGGCGGGGCGGTTATCGGCTATGTACCCCAGACCATTAACCATAA
Proteins encoded in this region:
- a CDS encoding serine protein kinase PrkA, yielding MRDLSKAMGNLENCRGQLSQSPILSFQEFLQEVISHPKRVIRNIYQVYSDMVDSLVSEGIDEYGDDPESIGFLKYDCSKLFVEGADRAFFADRLFANRLMRHVDSFKVGAKQNKIYIFDGPHGSGKSTFLNNLLHKFEEYANSQEGCRYEVVWRLKQDHLVGGVHSLNSLTEKLAWVLEKEGKKELATEMKCACNPENDLGGYFDLPCPSHDNPLLLIPKEIRRQFFDDLFENDEFKWQLFTEKKYEWIFHEEPCTICVSLYHELLKKHRDPLKVLECVFARHYVYNRRLGEGVSVFNPGDKPLRHSILSNDILQKKLDIMLSGSKHVSYIYSRYAKTNNGIYALMDIKSHNSERLMELHNIISDGVHKVDDIEEKVNSLLFAVMNPEDKKLIEDLQAFSDRVEYINIPYVLDLQTEVDIYRENFGKHIDESFLPRVLHNFARVIIATRLRTKSEAMEEWISQPEKYELYCDTNLQLLKMEIFTGYIPEWLKEEDVAVFTAKRRQSIIAESEKDGWKGLSGRDSIKLFNEFYSTYVSDDKLIDMSMLGKFFRKFCKEDRNILPMGFLDSLLKMYNFTVLQEVKESLYYYNEEQISKEIINYMFAVNFEVGAVEHCDFTGEKIEITEEFFHRMESRLQIEPRHAATFRHNVQKTYTTTALPQEMLRDGRPITETELYLHLYEKCTYNLKEKVLEPFLKNENFRRAVKDFEQDQFRTYDKKIQSDVVFMIDNLQKKHRYSRQGAKEICIYVIDNNLAEKFSGTTAAYK
- a CDS encoding RidA family protein translates to MTRNVIFTTQAPAAIGPYSQGIATDNLLFVSGQLPIDPTTGKMVDGDIGIKTLQILKNITAIANEAGTELKNTVKTTIFLTDLGDFQAVNTAYATHFPEAPPARSTVQVAALPLGSKIEIECILAK
- a CDS encoding DUF444 family protein is translated as MNKQLRALYDSLKERGLTAEQDSMIRRELDLQNQNGDHDCVVAPAIRGIYAYNDQAMQGNTSPQNLMALNSVQSLDYLLERDKQREKDGFPRKIRIGKMVKPSQEGDDKVVIVPTTVEEKLLHDQVRTGGDGDGGGDGQGGQGGSGDGEEGEIIGEQPVRPEQGAGQGGAGQGEGGGHDIESNAYDLGRILTEQFELPNLKDKGKKRSLTKYTYDLTDKNRGFGQILDKKATLRRIIQTNIALQRIKGHGAVDSQDLLISPGDRIYRILSKEKDYESQAVVFFVRDYSGSMGGKPTELVVNQHVLIYSWLIYQYKNQVITRFILHDTEAKEVDNFQTYYNSSVAGGTQVSSAYALVNKIVEDENLERDNNIYVFHGTDGDDWDTKGEKAIPELRKMLTYASRVGITIAENGYGISGQTEVEKYVRKSGLLEEQSKLLRIDVISKDSTESRLITGIRELIS
- a CDS encoding PAS domain-containing protein, which encodes MTERKWLFQNLQNLADAVVAMFGRNCETCVHDLTALQRSLVYIRGEVTHRLPGAPATDLLVKMVNNPREAGDVHSYQTTSGDGRTLKSTTTLIRDGEGRPVAAFCINFDTTEFYNAGQALLPFIGVLEVGPPAKLETFAHSPGETLEALFLQAVKDIGKHPASMNGDEKKRLIAALDSDGLFQFKGAVDHVARKMGITRFTVYNYLKRVRAIPTTHSSGKQP
- a CDS encoding L-serine ammonia-lyase, iron-sulfur-dependent, subunit alpha, whose amino-acid sequence is MKFTVKDILEMEVTLALGCTEPVAIALGAAAAATLLPNKAFDAIEIWIDPNIYKNGLAVTIPGCGGMQGLDTAAALGAYGGNPSRGLEVLESLTEATIAEAKALLAAGRVKVNLRDEVGLYVRTKITAGKNIAESLIVDLHSNIVSLKLNGLEVTGSPLLQRAQKKGGRHTLAELETWLRSLSLEEILELTAELDDDDLNFLEIGVNHNLALAEYGLKHGSGLGIGKAIDRLIKQKLLVNDMSTSARRLTSAAADARMGGAKLPAMSSAGSGNHGLTAILPIWAIKDFIDHDRDTLLRAIGLSHIITAYVKAHTGRLSAVCGCSVAAGAGATAGITYLVGGDVRQVEGAIGNILEDLAGVICDGAKAGCAIKLNTAAGAAVQAALFSLHGVNVKDTDGIIGDSTRKTIQNMGDLSHHGMGQADKTILKIMLEKQLKRSKESEDKG
- a CDS encoding SpoVR family protein, with the protein product MELVSQHAKRIMEGCKERARDAGLKFQEQSLEYIVTNRDFLQLSPKNMIPTLYDYWVQDVEVLKEQGQYELYPNNPYETVINTRPPISFYNDNNPDWLNVMIFYHVLGHIDFFQNNLFFRNTWDYDFAAKALADKRIIAKLRSEKGRWVDYVIEFARSVDNLVGYFDVLLSLSENSKKLTMIDYYFDVFLQDKEREKRSIASYVAEIELYNKSIREFPGDGEERFIDYVKKKHAEFEPLFEKAAKDWHKGGRRDVLQFLMENSKFLGREENKWMLTVIEVVRATSLYFQPQIRTKILNEGWASYWHDALFLKDDRIKGHEVDYAVINAKVTSMPRVGLNPYGLGMRLFAYLEQQSEKGKMTFDYRRISDQHKRKQYNESTGRGKDFIFSIRENLCDSMFINRFVDQEFVDLHKLFVVDRRLNKERMTWEYYVKSRKAEHYKAMIADSLYHPPAINIHVDDDNALILSHVFENKPLYRDYIEGALLGIEFLWGGKTCLYTFEPEPVKRDPSQSGTEEEPSREIKWRRVRYTMKDKKMTRVMVD
- a CDS encoding serine protein kinase PrkA, whose product is MAEQRNNSLHYHITSVKKGERVFENAFQSVSRMVLEGEIDKVMVNGKSTYDFRIFRKGPKHIVGMYDEINSFVSFIKDASEGGSSAEMAFVLVGEPGNGKTFLVEYLCKLYRQFLSVPTNRKYTFRFVGLDKLGSYGNIKIIESQTYEDPMILAMNLEEAKEDSAQYLARRYRVDKKTLETWYDNYRPLGACTAYIWNNIREYTGGKLDDMLEFIDIVPVPLVESLGTVTGKYPAKDKITSSAVDLLGEESIQRLLHITDTNNPYRFDLRRGALARVAGGGIHFSDEIYKNKKDLVQVYLGIIQNRSIEIDGYKWPIDSLIVATSNNSEFNRFLAEKEEAPIVDRCRICYVSHNTNHVLQRELTAYAIGNEAKTTLTGDVMHQDPNLNYAASVAAVLTRLPRSEKLTPIETMKLAAGEVAGEKSLKTLSEVIDTLSQEHDITKRFGQKGLGQRNLGRTIQLMLESSETNEGKCMFAYDAFHSFERVILDYVSEAKDRAKFLDDLKIAKGLYRERIMTEMFNAYMDEPLAIRKDVLNYVNMIIGIDAENLGADKMWKYKNPQTGELQALKIDERYINSVEDCLGLKTKEQKDSFRTSIRKIYGQKISVRPDYDFMDNLELVKAVTDVRLKSDIAGSGSLIGALANRTNEENQKLYDRMIETMLNKLGYCTTCAQKTIEYFCTQVDEN